Within the Terriglobales bacterium genome, the region CCACCGTTATAAACTACAGCGTGCGTTCACCACTGGTCTGAGAGAATGTACCCGATGCTTACCGCCTCGCAAATTGCCGTTCAGGAAATAGACTGGTCTGGGTTTCTTCATCGTCCAGCATGGCCTTCCCGTGTCTCTGACTGGAGTGAACTTATTACCGGAAAGACGATCTTGATTACAGGTGCAGGTGGTTCCATTGGCTCCTCCCTTGCTCTCCTGCTGATGGCCGGGCCTTCACACAATCTCATTTTCCTTGACCGGTCAAAGGACCATCTGGATCTCCTATATAAAAGATACAAACAACGGGATATTACCCTCCCGGAAGTCTGGTTCATCCAGGGAGACATTTCTGATCAGGTTCTGCTGGAAGAAATATTCACCAGGCATCAACCTCATGTTATTTTCCATGCCGCCGCGCTCAAGCACCTCGTGCCGCTTGAATCAGATCCTTTTGCAGCTCTTGAAAACAACACTTTGGGGACCGCGGAACTCCTGCAGATCGCCGCGCGCTTTAACGTTGAACATTTTGTGAACATTTCCACCGACAAGGCGGTCAACCCCACCAGTGTCTTAGGAGTCTCAAAACGGATTGCCGAACTTTTTTTGCTGGCACACAAACAGACAGAAGTGCGAATTACATCTCTACGGCTGGGAAATGTGCTGGGAAGTTCCGGCAGCGTCGCTTCCATTTTTTTGCGGCATCTGCAAGAGCGACTGCCTCTGGAAATAACCCATTCGGATGCATCGAGATACTTTCTCACTATGCATGAGGGAGCATCATTTTTGCTTCAATCTCTGGCACTCCGAAACTCCCGGCTGCTGCTTCCGGAAATGGGTGCGCCCAGAAAAATTATCGAGCTAGCCGGCTTTTTGCAACGTTGGTTTGATGTTGAAAATCACAACAGGCCGATGATCTCTATCGGTTTGAGAGATGGAGAAAAATTGTGCGAGCAGATTACCTATGATTTCGAATACCTCAAAACCACGGAACTGGCCCAAGTGTATGAGGTTTGCGGTACTACCCTCGATCCGGAACTCTTTATGCACGATGTAGTCCAGTTGCGGAAGCTGGTAGTGGCACGCCGAAAAAACGGCCTGCTCGAATTGCTGCTCAAGCTCGTTCCCGAATTCCACCCTAGTTCAACTTTGGTGCGGTATCTTGTCTGAGACCTGAAATGAAACGAAAAATCACAGTTGTGACGAGTTCACGCGCCGATTATTCCCATCTGTACTGGGTCTTTCGAGAACTCGCGAAAAAACCGGATGTTGAGCTTACTGTCGTGGCCATGGGGTCGCATCTTTCTCCAGAATTCGGCAATACTTTGAGTAATATCACCGCAGATGGTTTCCTTACCGAAAACATTGAATGTTTGTTGAGTTCCGATAGCGACGTGGGAATGGCCAAGACGATCGGGCTGGCGACTCTTGGCTTGGCCGACTATTTCGCAAGGCTCCGCCCCGACCTGCTTCTCTTGATCGCCGACCGTTACGAAATGCTGGCTCCGGCGTCGGTTGCCTTGGCCTTGCGCATTCCCATTGTTCATATTGAAGGCGGCGACGTCAGCCTTGGCGCCATTGACGATGCCGTGCGAAACGCTCTTACGAAATTGAGCCACATACATCTGACTGCGACTGAAACGTCCAGAAAAAGAGTCATCAGCATGGGCGAAGAGGCCTGGCGCGTGCATGTCGTAGGCAGCCCGTCACTGGACCACATTACAAAGGGAGTTCTGCTGACCCGCGCAGAAGTCGAAAATCGGTTGGGAATTCCCCTCGACGGAAGCACCGTTGCCGTAATTTACCATCCCGTTACTATCTTGCGCGATCCTGTTTGCGAGGCCGATGAGCTCTTTGCGGCCCTGCAGCGGCTTCCCCAGAAATTGTTATTTATCAGTCCCAATGCAGACGCCGGCAGCCGTGAGCTTCTTCAACGAATTCACAGATTCATTGCATCACGGCCTGATGACAGGTTCGTCACAAACATAGACCATGTCACTTATTTGAGTTTGCTGCAGTTTCTCACTGCCATGGTTGGGAATTCCAGCAGCGGAATCATGGAAGCTGCATCTTTCAAACTGCCTGCAGTCAATGTCGGCATACGCGAAAAAGGCCGTGAGCACGGTAACAACGTTCTCGATTGTGCCCCCGGCCGGGATGAGATAGAAAGGGCTGTTCATGTCGCGCTTTCCGACAATTTTCGTGCTTCCTTGCGCGACTTAACGAATCCTTACGGTGACGGACATTCCTCAGAAAAGATCGCTCAAATCCTTTCGACAGTTTCCTTATCAGAATCCCTCCTGATGAAAGAACCTGTGCCAATTCGCTGCGATTGAATACCATGAGGATACCTCTCGCAAAGCCGGAAATCCTGGAATCGGATATTGCCGCGGTTGTCGAAGTTTTGCGCTCATCCCGCCTGAGCCAGGGCCCCGTTATGCCGGCATTTGAAGAAGCGCTTGCCGCTTATCTGGGGGTCTCACATGCGGTCGTCGTAAATTCCGGCACCAGTGCGCTTCAGCTTGCCCTGCGGACCCTGGGCATCAAGGAAGGCGACGAGGTGATTTTGCCCTCTTTCAGTTTCATGGCGGTCACAAATGCGGTCCTCAACGAAAGAGCGGTACCGGTCTTCGTCGATATTCGCCCAAATACGTTCAATATTGACCCTGCCAAACTCGGAGCGGCTCTCAGCGCGAGAACCAAGGCCATCATTGTGGCCCACACCTTTGGCTATCCTGCCCAGGCCGGTGAGATTGTTGATTTTGCCCGGCATCACTCTCTTTACGTAATTGAAGATGCCTGTGAGGCAATCGGGGCCGAGATCAACGGCAGAAAAACCGGCACGCTGGGCGACATTGGAATCTTCGCTTTTTATCCCAATAAACAGATGACTACGGGTGAAGGCGGAGCCCTGGTCACCAATTCAGCAGCGTGCGCGGAGACGTTTCGACGCTTGCGTAATCAGGGGCGGCAACCTTCGCGGGAATGGTTCCAACATATCGAAGCCGGATATAGCTACAGGCTTTCAGAGATAAACTGCGCGCTTGGCCTGCAACAGCTTTCGAGAATAGAGCAGACCCTAAGCACGCGTGAAGCGCTCGCCAGAAGCTACGAGAACAGGCTCAGAAGCAATGCGAGTCTTACGCTTTACACCAAAGAATCAAAAGACCAACGAATCAGTTGGTTCACCTATCCAATACTTCTTGCAAAAGGTTTTCACCAGCGCGACCGTGACGATATATGGGAAAGATTGAAGCAGGGCGGAATCGAGTGTGGACGATATTTTCCCCCTGCACATTTGCAGCCCGTCATGCGCGTCTTCCCTTTTCGCTGCGGAGACCTCTCCCAAACTGTTTCCATCGCCGAAAGATTGCTCTGCCTGCCTTTCTTCAATTCGCTGGACGAAAATCAAATTGAATACGTCTGCGCCTCTCTCAACGAAGCACTGTCTCATCAGACTTCGCCCGGAGGCGAGGCTTAGGCTACCAGTTGATACAGAAGATTTCCGAAGAGTGGCGACTTGCATGGCGGCCTCGGCAATGCGCAAGATGCGAGTGCCTTCCGGCGCCGACATCCAGCAGAGACTCGGCGCTCTGAATGTGCGAAATTACAACCTCTTCAATTTTCCTTAGATACTCTCGTCGGCTCTCCAGCAAGGACTCATAGCACGAAGCCAAAATGTTGGATTCTTCGTCTCTATGGAAAGGCATGGCCTGGCGCAGGGATTCAGATTACAAAAAACCGGCCTGCAGGTAAAGCAAGCGCTATTACCTGCAGAACGAATACCTATTCAATCGCAACTTTCGCGGCACTGTTTGTCCTAGAAAGAAACCCTTGCGCTCAACTGAATTTGCCGGCCCGGTGTTGTGGCTTCTGTAATCGTGCCAAATTGCGGTGTATTCACGAAACGATCTGGCGTGCCAAGATTCGTATGGTTAAGCGCATTGAAGAACTCGCTGCGGAACTGAAACTTCGTTTTCTCTCCCAGGTTGAAATCGCGGACCACGGCAAAATCAAGTGTCTGCAGGCCAGGGCCATAGACCGAGTTCCGGCCAACGTTTCCAAAAGCGAAAGCCGGGGGCGCAGTGAAAGCGGCTGTATTAAACCAACCACTCGCTGTGCGCGTTCCGGGCACGAAGATCGGCTGGCCCGTGGCGTTGGCGCGAATTGGGTTCTCGCCCAACACGGTGCCGGAATTGGCCGTGTCACCAAACACGGAAATGGTAAACGGAAACCCTGTCTGTATCTGGTAAAGAGTTGAGAAATGCCAGTCCTTTGTAGCTGCCTGCAATATGTTGTTGGAATGCAGGGTAGGAATGTCATAAACCGCGCTGAGTGCGAAACGGTGGCGCACATCGCAGGCCGGACCTTTTTCCGCAGTCAGATTGCTGTTGTTCTGCGGAATGGACGATTCAAACATGGGCGAGCGAAAGTCAGGTGCATTGCTCAGGCTTTTAGACCACGTGTAGTTGGCGAGGAAGGTCAATCCGCGCGCGTAGCGGCGGCGGACATTGACGTAACCGGCGTCATACCAACTCTGCGCTGTGTTCTCCAGTAAGTTGATCGTGCTCACCGGGAAAGTCGTGCTGATTGCGTTCACGCCTGGTGGCAGAATAGTCCCGGGCACGAAGCTGATCGTCTTGAAAGGACGCCGCGGCCCAATGGGCCCCGGCCCCGGCGGAGCATTGTTGATCAGATGCGCGCGTTGCAGGTGCACGCCGTGGTTCCCAAGGTATCCCAGTTCCAGCGTTGTCTGGCGTCCTATGCTTTTCTCCACCGAAAGGCTCCACTGCTCGATGTATTGTGAAGGTGCGTGCGGGTCCATGGAGGTGAAACTGACCGTGGTCTTTCCCAGCACAGGCGGCCCGAAGTTAAAGCCCGACGCGATGAGCGTGGCCGGAGGAATAAAATTGTCGCTCTGCTGGGTTTCCGGGAAAACGTTCGGAACGTTGTGGCGTTGGTTGCACCAGGTATTCATATCCACGGGCGTAAAGAAAATACCGAATGAAGTGTGGAGCACCAAACCCATTTTGGGAATAGCTTGTGAAATGCCCATCCGCGGGGCGAAGTTATGGGGATTCGGATATTTCAGGCTGCCGGGAAAGCCTTGCTGCCCGCCTATAAAGGCGCTGGGAACACCATTCTGGAAAATGAGGTTGGAGTTGGTGAACTTGATATCCACCAGTGGATTCATGTACTCGTAGCGAAGGCCCATCTCCACCGTGGTTGTGTGCGTCAGTTGGAAGCTGTCTTGCACGTAAGCATCCGCATACCACTGGCGAAGTTGCATTTGCGGAATGCCCGCCTGGCGTTGTTTCACTGCCGGCAACCCAAGCAGGAAGCTGGCAAGGGCCGAACCGGTGTTGTCATTGGTGGCGGTTTGCGATGTGTAGCCGTTCGTGAACTGGTAGTAACCGCGGTTCTGAAAAAATCCCCACATCGGCCAAATATAGCGGCGGTAGCTGCCGCCGAACTTCAGGGCATGGCGTCCGCGTTGCCAGCTCAACTGCTCGCGTCCCTCGATGATCGTGTCCCAGGAATGCACGGGCGTCGCGGCATATGTGTCACCCATGGGAGAGAAGCCCTGGACATTGAAATACGGTGCCCCGAAGGCCCCCGCGCCGCCAAAACCAACGCCTTGAATACCAAGCTGGGTCACGATGTCGTTCACGTTGGCGTTCTGTTCAGTGCGGTCCATGGAAAGTCTGGAGACCGTGATCGCGGCCATGTTCACCATTCTGGGGCTGATGACCCGGTTCCAGGCAACACTGCCATTCTGGGAAAAATTGTCGTGATTGGAGCCGAAGCCAGGCAGGTTCTCTGGCGTGAATCCGTTTTCGGCGCTCAGTGAATACCGCGCAGTAAGGCTATCGCCCCCGTCGAAGATATGATCGACCCGGGCTGTTCCCTGATTGGTAATGTGGAGTTCGTTGCGCACGTCGGTGAAATTGTTGCAGTCGGTACCCGTCCCCACCAAGGTGGGCGCTCCCATCATCGTCATCCCGCAACCCGACATGGCCATCATCCCCATTCCCATATCGCCATTAGGATTGGGCACGTATTTCTGCAGAAACATCTGGGCGGCAGGGTTGATGAGGTTCTGTGGGATCACGTTGTCGGGGAAAGGATCACGGATAATTTGCGGGTTGCTGGGGCTAATCGGCTTGGAAGGATTGAAGCTGGGATTTGGATGAGCGCTGAAAGGGTTGTAAATCGTTGTGCCACTCATGCTGAAATCCCCGCTCGCTTCCATCATCGTAGGGACGGTATCAATCATCGTATCGGCCATGGCATGGCGAAAACCTTCAAAGTTTGCGAAAAAGAAGGTCTTTTGGTGGCCGATGGGACCGCCGAGAGAACCGCCAAAATTATTTTGCACGAGATGGTTGCTGCCCATGGCGTTAAATGTGTGTGCGTCCATCGCGCCGTTCCGCAGAAATTCATATACGGTTCCGTGTAAATGGTTCGAACCGGAACGCGTCACGATGTTCACTTGCCCGCCGCCAGCCCCTCCCATTTCAGCGGAGTAACTTCCCGTCTGTACCTTGAATTCCTGCACGGCATCGGGAACAGGACTCAAGTTCAACGTGTTGAACGTGGGATCGGTGTCGGTGACTCCATCCAGCAGAAAGTAATTTGCGTTAGGCCGGTTGCCGCCAACGCTGACCGCCGAGCGTTGTCCCGGACGCCAATACAGCGGATTCATATCACCGGCCTGCGCGCCATGACTTACGTGTGCGCCCGGCACGGTCAGCACCAGATCAATGAGCATGCGGCCGTTGAGTGGCAGTTCCCGTACCGACCGCGGCTCGACCACTTCGCCCAGGCTGGCGTCAGTTGTCTTGAGTACCTCCCTGGCGGTCACTTCGAGTGACTCCTTAACCGGCTCGATCGTCAGGGCAGCGTTGATCGTCATTTTTTGCGCCACTTCCAGCCGCACAGTTTTGGTCAGCGGCGCAAATCCATGTGCCGTCACCTTCATCGTGTACTCATCAGGCGAGAGACCGGAGACTTCGAAAAGACCTTGCTGGTTGCTGAGTACGCGGCGGATCGCCCCCGTACTTGACGCTGCCAGCTCGATGGTCGCGCCCGCGACAGAACGAGACTCAGGATCGGTCACGCTGCCGTTAAGTACGGCGTAATTGCTTTGACCCAAAGCCGAAAGAGACACGATCAGGAGCCCGAACAGAAGTAGTTTTTGAAACACGGCAACCTCTCAATTGAAATTTCTTGTGCAACTAGGATGAAGGCATGTTTGTCGTTGATCCTGAATGCTGTACCCAGGCGCGCCAAAGGCACCGAGTTCCGGAAGTGTAAAGAACACGATGGAGAAGGACAATAGTATAAAAAGACTAGTGGGTCTCTGTTTACAACCAGCCGGGGACTTTTGCGTGAGGTCCGCGGATCCCGCTCTCAGAACGAGCGCGAATAGCCAACGGTAATCAGGTAGTCGGCGAAAGCCGCGTCCCCCGCCTTGCCCTGGAGCAGATCGGGCACGCTGCGCTTTCGATTGCGCTGAACCGCGATGGGAACGTTGAGGCTCCAGGTATCTTTTGCCCGTTCATATTGGAAGCCGGGTTCAACCGAAAGCGCGTAACCAGGCCGGCGGAAGCCAAGGCTGCCACCGATGAGGTCCCTGACTTTGACCCCCTCATAGCGAAGGCCGGCCTTGACCGCCAGCCCTCGCACTCCGGGAAAAGGATAAGCCACGCCGCCATCCGCCAAATACTGGTCGGGGATGGACATGGTCGAGGTCAGCGGATTGGGAGCTATCTTCACACCAGCAAGCGAGGCATTCGGTGTCCCATTGCTCTCTTGCGGCGTGATCAGATAGGTGCCGGAAGCATAGAGGACCGCTCGGCCCACTCGTTGATACGCTTGGCTTCCTAAGCTAATGCCATAGCCTCCAGCGCCGAGTTGGATCGATTGATCCACGTAAACCGTTTGCGGGCCGGTAACGGTCTGGACCGTATCCTTAACGCGGTAATCTCCGGTTGGAAAGACAGTGCCAAAAGAAAATGCAAGGTTGTGTCCAGTTTCGCTGGGAGGTCGAATCACCCAGAACTGCGCCGAGAGGCCTACATCACCAATGCCTGTACTGTGGGTAACCTGATCAGGGGCATTGGGAATGTGGAGAAAAACTTTAAAGAGCTCGTGGTCATAGATGCGTTTGGCATTCATGATGGGCACGCTCAAGGTTATGCTCCAGCGCGGGTTGAACTTGTAAGTCAGACCAACATCGAAGAGATTGATGTCGTTCACCACCTCGGTGCCCAGCTTCTCGCGCTGGGTCTGCTCGGTGGTACCCACGAAGTGGCGGTGGGAGCGCTGGTAGCGGTAGCCAGTGGAAATGGACCAATGATGGGCGGAAAAGGGGCCGCTCTCGCTCGCCGTATCCTTGGAAGAGGTGCTGGAGCTCTCGTTCGGATTTGAAGTACCGCACAACGCGCCAATCACGGGCGCGCTAGAACGTGCGGCCACTCAACCCTGTCCGGAGGCACGCACAGAGCTGAGGCAAAGCATCACCAGAAAAAGCGATGGAACCCACCGGGCGGGTTGGCTTAGCGCCGCCAGGGCACCAACCACGTGCTCGCGTTTGTGCCAGGCAATCATTTATCACCCAAATGGTTCACTAGTACCGCCGGCTGGGCTCCGGTCCGTCCCCGAACCAGCCAATCGAGCCGCTCGGCTAGTTCTTGCTGGCGTACTTCTCCGAGCACGCGGGCGACAACATTACCTTGCTCATCAACAAAAGCGGTTGCCGGAAGGCCTGGCCCCATTCCCAGCCTGTCTAAGTCATCCGTGGTTGCGCCCACCCAAATTGGGAAGCCAACCTGATGCTCGTTGACGAAAACCGCAATCTTGTCATGCGCTTTTTTGTCATCCAGCGATGCCGCCACGAAGACGACTCCGCGGCCGCTATATTCTTTCTCGGCCTCAACCAGACGCGGCATTTCGTCTTTGCAGGGCCCACACCATGTGGCCCAGAAGTTCAATACCACAATCTTGCCGCGATAATCGTCAAGGCGCGCGCGCTTGCCCTTCAGATCTTTCAGCGACAATTCTGCCCGGCCCGATGCCGCAGCGGCGGTCATCAGCAAGACCAGCGGAAGAAGCAGCTTCGCGCCTGTATTTGGAAAACGCATTTGTGCCTCACCTCCGAGTTGAAATTTTTTGTCCAGCCAAGGAAGCGGTTGGTTTGTCGCTGATCCTGAATGCTGTACCCATGCGCGCTAAAGGCACCGAGTTCCGGAAGTGTAAAGAACCCGATGGAAAAGGACAATAGTATAAAAAGACTAGTAGGTCCCTGTTTGTAATCGGCGGCCAACCAGCTAGCCAGAAATTACCTCAACGAGAGTTTCGAGCCACAACGGTCTTTTGCCCGGTCATGGTCGTGTTAGAGAACTTCTTCGCAGATATTATTCCCTTGCCTTCTTGGACCGTGATGGTTTGGTCGGCTGCAACCTTCGAGAGTTTGTCTGTCTGCCCACTTGGCCATTCGATTTGGACGGAAGAGACGTTAGTTTTCTGACCTAAGCCAAACGTCAGTACCATTTCGCTTTGGGAAAGATAGCTGGAACCGCTGCGCATCATCTGCCACTGTTTTTCACCTTCGTATTCGATGCGGACAACCGCCCCGATGCCATCCCGGTTCGAACGCGTGCCTTGCAGCTTCACTCGCAAGGCATGGTTCCTGTTACCGCCATCGTTTCGGAAGAGAAGCGCCGGGCCGGCATTGGTAGTAATCAGCAGATCAAGGTCACCGTCATTATCTATGTCCGCATACGCGGCGCCACGCGCCACGCGAGGGGAGTCGAAGGCTGTGCCCATTGCAGCCGTGACCTCTTCAAACTTGCCGCCACCCAGGTTGCGAAATAGATGCGGCGGCTGGCGATACTTGATGCGCTTCTGGATTCGCTCAATGTCGCTGTCGATGTGGCCGTTGGCGACGAAAATATCCGGCCAGCCATCCAGATCGTAATCGAAAAAGAAGCAGGCAAAACCAAGGGTAAGCAGCGAGTTCTGACCGATGGAGGAGCGGGGCGCTTCATCCACAAAAAGCCCATTGCCCTCGTTGTGGTAGAGCGACATCATCTGGTTCGAAAAATTGCTGATGATGATGCTGGGCCGGCCGGAGCGGTCGTAGTCAACGGCATCCACGCCCATTCCGGCGCGTGCGATGCCGTCTTCACTGAACGCAATGCCTGCTGTAACTGCGCTCTCGGTAAACGTTCCATTGCCGTTGTTCTTGTAAAGCTTGTTCGGTTGCGTATCGTTGGCCACAAGCAGATCAGGCCAGCCGTCATTGTTGTAGTCGAGAATAGCAATGCCGAGCCCCTTCGACGTGGGATCGTAAAGACCTGCTTTTTTGGTTGCATCTTCAAACTTGCCGTTTCCCAGGTTGTGCCACAGCCGTACCGAGGCACCCTTGTAAGATTCCGGCGTGCAGTAGGATTTGTGCGACCCATCGAGCGTACAACGCAGATCCGTCTCCGGGGTCCACTGAACGTAATTGGCAACCAGCAAGTCCAGTTTGCCGTCGCGATCATAGTCAACCCAGACAGCACCGGTGCTGAACTCATGGATACCGGAGAGGCCGGCGCTGGTGGTGACGTCGGTAAATGTTCCGTTGCCATTGTTGTGAAACAACCGGCTTTGACCGAGAGCGCTTATAAAGATGTCGTCATGGCC harbors:
- a CDS encoding polysaccharide biosynthesis protein; its protein translation is MLTASQIAVQEIDWSGFLHRPAWPSRVSDWSELITGKTILITGAGGSIGSSLALLLMAGPSHNLIFLDRSKDHLDLLYKRYKQRDITLPEVWFIQGDISDQVLLEEIFTRHQPHVIFHAAALKHLVPLESDPFAALENNTLGTAELLQIAARFNVEHFVNISTDKAVNPTSVLGVSKRIAELFLLAHKQTEVRITSLRLGNVLGSSGSVASIFLRHLQERLPLEITHSDASRYFLTMHEGASFLLQSLALRNSRLLLPEMGAPRKIIELAGFLQRWFDVENHNRPMISIGLRDGEKLCEQITYDFEYLKTTELAQVYEVCGTTLDPELFMHDVVQLRKLVVARRKNGLLELLLKLVPEFHPSSTLVRYLV
- the neuC gene encoding UDP-N-acetylglucosamine 2-epimerase, encoding MKRKITVVTSSRADYSHLYWVFRELAKKPDVELTVVAMGSHLSPEFGNTLSNITADGFLTENIECLLSSDSDVGMAKTIGLATLGLADYFARLRPDLLLLIADRYEMLAPASVALALRIPIVHIEGGDVSLGAIDDAVRNALTKLSHIHLTATETSRKRVISMGEEAWRVHVVGSPSLDHITKGVLLTRAEVENRLGIPLDGSTVAVIYHPVTILRDPVCEADELFAALQRLPQKLLFISPNADAGSRELLQRIHRFIASRPDDRFVTNIDHVTYLSLLQFLTAMVGNSSSGIMEAASFKLPAVNVGIREKGREHGNNVLDCAPGRDEIERAVHVALSDNFRASLRDLTNPYGDGHSSEKIAQILSTVSLSESLLMKEPVPIRCD
- a CDS encoding DegT/DnrJ/EryC1/StrS family aminotransferase, whose protein sequence is MRIPLAKPEILESDIAAVVEVLRSSRLSQGPVMPAFEEALAAYLGVSHAVVVNSGTSALQLALRTLGIKEGDEVILPSFSFMAVTNAVLNERAVPVFVDIRPNTFNIDPAKLGAALSARTKAIIVAHTFGYPAQAGEIVDFARHHSLYVIEDACEAIGAEINGRKTGTLGDIGIFAFYPNKQMTTGEGGALVTNSAACAETFRRLRNQGRQPSREWFQHIEAGYSYRLSEINCALGLQQLSRIEQTLSTREALARSYENRLRSNASLTLYTKESKDQRISWFTYPILLAKGFHQRDRDDIWERLKQGGIECGRYFPPAHLQPVMRVFPFRCGDLSQTVSIAERLLCLPFFNSLDENQIEYVCASLNEALSHQTSPGGEA
- a CDS encoding carboxypeptidase regulatory-like domain-containing protein; the encoded protein is MFQKLLLFGLLIVSLSALGQSNYAVLNGSVTDPESRSVAGATIELAASSTGAIRRVLSNQQGLFEVSGLSPDEYTMKVTAHGFAPLTKTVRLEVAQKMTINAALTIEPVKESLEVTAREVLKTTDASLGEVVEPRSVRELPLNGRMLIDLVLTVPGAHVSHGAQAGDMNPLYWRPGQRSAVSVGGNRPNANYFLLDGVTDTDPTFNTLNLSPVPDAVQEFKVQTGSYSAEMGGAGGGQVNIVTRSGSNHLHGTVYEFLRNGAMDAHTFNAMGSNHLVQNNFGGSLGGPIGHQKTFFFANFEGFRHAMADTMIDTVPTMMEASGDFSMSGTTIYNPFSAHPNPSFNPSKPISPSNPQIIRDPFPDNVIPQNLINPAAQMFLQKYVPNPNGDMGMGMMAMSGCGMTMMGAPTLVGTGTDCNNFTDVRNELHITNQGTARVDHIFDGGDSLTARYSLSAENGFTPENLPGFGSNHDNFSQNGSVAWNRVISPRMVNMAAITVSRLSMDRTEQNANVNDIVTQLGIQGVGFGGAGAFGAPYFNVQGFSPMGDTYAATPVHSWDTIIEGREQLSWQRGRHALKFGGSYRRYIWPMWGFFQNRGYYQFTNGYTSQTATNDNTGSALASFLLGLPAVKQRQAGIPQMQLRQWYADAYVQDSFQLTHTTTVEMGLRYEYMNPLVDIKFTNSNLIFQNGVPSAFIGGQQGFPGSLKYPNPHNFAPRMGISQAIPKMGLVLHTSFGIFFTPVDMNTWCNQRHNVPNVFPETQQSDNFIPPATLIASGFNFGPPVLGKTTVSFTSMDPHAPSQYIEQWSLSVEKSIGRQTTLELGYLGNHGVHLQRAHLINNAPPGPGPIGPRRPFKTISFVPGTILPPGVNAISTTFPVSTINLLENTAQSWYDAGYVNVRRRYARGLTFLANYTWSKSLSNAPDFRSPMFESSIPQNNSNLTAEKGPACDVRHRFALSAVYDIPTLHSNNILQAATKDWHFSTLYQIQTGFPFTISVFGDTANSGTVLGENPIRANATGQPIFVPGTRTASGWFNTAAFTAPPAFAFGNVGRNSVYGPGLQTLDFAVVRDFNLGEKTKFQFRSEFFNALNHTNLGTPDRFVNTPQFGTITEATTPGRQIQLSARVSF
- a CDS encoding TlpA disulfide reductase family protein, with product MRFPNTGAKLLLPLVLLMTAAAASGRAELSLKDLKGKRARLDDYRGKIVVLNFWATWCGPCKDEMPRLVEAEKEYSGRGVVFVAASLDDKKAHDKIAVFVNEHQVGFPIWVGATTDDLDRLGMGPGLPATAFVDEQGNVVARVLGEVRQQELAERLDWLVRGRTGAQPAVLVNHLGDK
- a CDS encoding CRTAC1 family protein — translated: MISTKLKFPFTVLFLSFVYVVANLLSFAQTPPGAVHFTDITQSAGIRFIHNNGAFGGKYLPETLGPGCAFIDYDGDGYPDILLINGEDWSGHHHAASTLKLYHNNRNGTFTDVTAKAGLAVSMYGMGVAIGDYDNDGHDDIFISALGQSRLFHNNGNGTFTDVTTSAGLSGIHEFSTGAVWVDYDRDGKLDLLVANYVQWTPETDLRCTLDGSHKSYCTPESYKGASVRLWHNLGNGKFEDATKKAGLYDPTSKGLGIAILDYNNDGWPDLLVANDTQPNKLYKNNGNGTFTESAVTAGIAFSEDGIARAGMGVDAVDYDRSGRPSIIISNFSNQMMSLYHNEGNGLFVDEAPRSSIGQNSLLTLGFACFFFDYDLDGWPDIFVANGHIDSDIERIQKRIKYRQPPHLFRNLGGGKFEEVTAAMGTAFDSPRVARGAAYADIDNDGDLDLLITTNAGPALLFRNDGGNRNHALRVKLQGTRSNRDGIGAVVRIEYEGEKQWQMMRSGSSYLSQSEMVLTFGLGQKTNVSSVQIEWPSGQTDKLSKVAADQTITVQEGKGIISAKKFSNTTMTGQKTVVARNSR